A genome region from Bacillota bacterium includes the following:
- the pyrR gene encoding bifunctional pyr operon transcriptional regulator/uracil phosphoribosyltransferase PyrR yields the protein MSINLVEKAQIMDAEAIRRGMVRIAHEIIERNKGTQDLILIGIRRRGVPIAQRLAAIIEEIEGSRVPVGVLDITLYRDDLTTRTEQPVVHRTEVPVPIAGKTVVLADDVLYTGRTIRAALDALMDLGRPAMIQVAVLTDRGHRELPIRADYVVKNVPTSKREVIECHLTEVDGGADRVMIMEKAEG from the coding sequence ATGAGCATCAACCTCGTTGAGAAGGCCCAGATCATGGACGCGGAAGCGATCCGCCGGGGGATGGTCCGTATCGCCCACGAGATCATCGAGCGGAACAAGGGCACCCAGGACCTCATCCTCATCGGCATCAGGCGTCGGGGGGTCCCCATCGCCCAGCGACTGGCGGCGATTATCGAGGAGATCGAGGGGAGCCGGGTACCGGTGGGGGTCCTCGACATCACCCTCTACCGCGACGACCTGACCACCCGGACCGAACAGCCGGTGGTCCACCGGACCGAGGTGCCGGTGCCCATCGCCGGCAAGACCGTCGTCCTGGCCGACGATGTCCTCTACACCGGCCGGACCATCCGGGCCGCCCTCGACGCCCTGATGGACTTGGGCCGGCCGGCGATGATCCAGGTGGCCGTGTTGACTGACCGGGGTCACCGCGAGCTGCCCATCCGGGCCGACTACGTGGTCAAGAACGTTCCGACCTCGAAACGCGAGGTCATCGAGTGCCACCTGACCGAGGTCGACGGTGGCGCGGACCGCGTGATGATCATGGAAAAGGCCGAGGGTTGA